In the genome of Deltaproteobacteria bacterium, the window ACCTTTCGTTAAGAAGCCCAGGCCGAAAAATACCCACATAAGCAGGCGCCACCCGTTACGATTTTGGGCAGTGGTTACCCGCCCCGCCTTGAGATAGCAAAAAACCGCGGTGATTTCCCATAAGGTCAGCAGGGTGTCGGTACTGATGGAGTTCATGCCGAAAATGGTATTCGCAGAGGTCGCGTAAACAAGGCCCGCCATGACTCCGGCACGTTTATTCCACAGAAGGGCGCCTATGTGAAACACGATCCAGGTCGTTAAAACAAAGGCAACCGCATTGGAAAAGCGCACCCCCCATTCATTCCTGCCGAGCAGCCGCATGCCGCCCGCAATGGTCCAATAGGCGAGGGGCGGCTTTGTCCAATGGGCCCGATAGCCGATGGTCGGTTCCAGGTAATTGCCGCTGTCCAGCATCTCACGCGCAACTTCAGCATACCGACCCTCGGTGGTTTCGAACAACCCTCGTGAACCCTGGAATGCAAAAGCCACGATAAGAGACAGGCCCAGCATGATCCAAAAAAATCGATTTGTGGTGTTATTCAACTGTCTGCCTCGAAGCGGGTTGTGAAGAATCACCCCACGGATGGAACTTCCCCACCGCAAACTCAAGGGGTGTGTTCCGCCGTACGGCCGTGCTGCGCATCACCGTAAGGATCGATGCCTGTTATGATGCGTGCGCTTCAACCGTTGACGGGTTGCCGGGTTTTGGCGGCATTTTTTTCTTTATGAATAAAGTATAGATTGCGGCCGTAAACGATGATGCCGGCTGACTGGCCGACGATAAAAACAGGGTCCTTGCGATATATGGAATAGATCAAGAGCAACAGGGAGCCTGCAATGCTGAAATACCAGAACAAAACCGGCATGACACTTTTTTTGGCTTTTTCGCTTGCTATCCATTGAATGATGAAGCGAAATGAAAAAAGCAGTTGAGCGCAAAATCCCAGGGCAATCCAGAAATATTCTTTCACCTGTTGTACTCCTTTTCTTCAACCAAGACGGTCGCTTTCAGAGGCTTTTTTTTGATATGCGGTATCGGATGTATCTTTTTTTTATCCAGATAAATGCAAGCGTGTCTATAAAGGGGCCGATCAAACGGTTGCGCAGATTGTATTTGGCCGTGCCGGCATATCGCGGAAAGTGCTGTACGGGGACCTGTTTGACGCTGCCGCCCTGAAGTTGTACCAGGGCCGGGATGAAGCGGTGCATACCGATAAAAAAGGGCATACTGCGTGCGTAATCGGTTTTCATTACCTTCAGGGGGCAACACGTGTCTTCGATGCCGTCATCGATCATCACTCTGCGGGCGGTATTGGCGACCCGGGAAGATATTTTCTTAACGACGCTGTCGTTGCGTTGATGGCGGATACCGTTCACGAGGTCATATTGCGGAAAAAATTCGAAAAATTTCAAAAAATCAACCGGCGATGTCTGGACATCGGCGTCGATATAGCCGACAAGCGCACTTTCAGTGCTGTCAATGCCCGCTTTGAGCGCGGTGCTCAAGCCCGTGTTCTTGTCCAGGGCGATAAATTTGTAGCAATCATCCGCAGCACATATGGTCTGGATCATCGCCTGGCTGTCATCTGTCGAGCCGTCATTGACGAACATAACCGTCGTTGGAACAGGCGCTTGCGTTAAGAATCGATCCATTTCATTTTTGAAATGATCCAGGCAGGGTTCCTCGTTAAATATGGGTACGACAATTGTTAAACTGTCGATTTGTTGTGTTGCAGGCATCTTTTGTCCTCAACGGTGTGTCGGGCAGCCCAAGGGAATCCCATTCCCGGGCTCGCATGGATCCATTTGCGAATGTGTCGATTCAGACGGCCACGGCTACCTATACGACATAAACCGAATGGTTTCAAGCTGACAGGGCAAGAAATCCGGGCCCTCCGGGTTCACCGCACCTTCGGTGTCAAGAGTCATCACGCATGGAACACGATTCGGTCTTCGCTCTTCAAGCGCCAGCGCTTCCTGGATCATCGCCATGCGGACACCCGGTGCCGATCTGCCGATATGGGGGGCGGTTTCGATTGTTTCATAGGATTATTGGATCTGTTTGTGACATCAGAAAACGGATTTTTGAGGCCATGTTGTGAAAAAACCGACACCGGAACGGTTTTCGGCTTTATAAAGTCATTGTGGCCGCATGAACTAGCCAATAATTAAAGGCGCTCAGCTTAGGAAGGAAATATATTTCTGTTAATCATGCAGCCAGTTGTTGCTCCCTATTGGGAAAATGGTAAATGTATACGGGATTATAAACCGTATTGATGCCCTAATCATCCAGTATTGTGTGCCTGCCCCATTCCTGCCATCATTTTCCGACGACGACTATTAATTCCAAGCAGCAGGAGACAGTGTGCTTGCCAAGGTGCTGAGCAGTGCCGTTATCGGCATCGA includes:
- a CDS encoding lipid-A-disaccharide synthase N-terminal domain-containing protein, translated to MKEYFWIALGFCAQLLFSFRFIIQWIASEKAKKSVMPVLFWYFSIAGSLLLLIYSIYRKDPVFIVGQSAGIIVYGRNLYFIHKEKNAAKTRQPVNG
- a CDS encoding glycosyltransferase, which translates into the protein MPATQQIDSLTIVVPIFNEEPCLDHFKNEMDRFLTQAPVPTTVMFVNDGSTDDSQAMIQTICAADDCYKFIALDKNTGLSTALKAGIDSTESALVGYIDADVQTSPVDFLKFFEFFPQYDLVNGIRHQRNDSVVKKISSRVANTARRVMIDDGIEDTCCPLKVMKTDYARSMPFFIGMHRFIPALVQLQGGSVKQVPVQHFPRYAGTAKYNLRNRLIGPFIDTLAFIWIKKRYIRYRISKKSL